The Lacrimispora xylanolytica genome has a segment encoding these proteins:
- a CDS encoding TIGR01906 family membrane protein, which yields MNRMLQYALGIIFSFCLMIVLLFTSVEAAVYWIPGYFQKEYAKYNVTEAVSMNMEDLLDVTDQMMAYLKGKRDNLHVPTTMGGVEREFFNAREIAHMEDVRGLFLGGIAMRRGCIMIMALCLTLLFLLKTKFKNTFPRAVLWGSGLFLLGSAATAFIISTDFNRYFILFHEMFFHNDLWMLDPSTDMLINIVPEGFFSDTVFLIGFIFFMSILFVIGICLFLIHKYGKNAD from the coding sequence ATGAATCGGATGCTACAATATGCACTTGGAATTATTTTTTCCTTCTGCCTCATGATCGTTCTTTTATTTACCTCAGTGGAAGCTGCGGTATACTGGATTCCCGGCTATTTTCAAAAGGAGTATGCCAAATATAACGTAACAGAAGCAGTGTCTATGAATATGGAGGACCTTTTGGATGTGACGGACCAGATGATGGCTTATCTAAAGGGAAAGCGGGACAACCTTCACGTACCCACCACCATGGGAGGCGTGGAGCGGGAGTTTTTTAATGCCAGAGAAATTGCTCATATGGAAGATGTAAGAGGTCTTTTTCTTGGCGGAATCGCCATGCGAAGGGGCTGTATCATGATCATGGCCTTATGCCTGACTCTGCTATTTCTATTGAAAACAAAATTTAAGAATACCTTTCCAAGGGCCGTTCTTTGGGGAAGCGGTCTCTTCCTTTTAGGATCCGCTGCCACGGCTTTCATTATCTCTACGGACTTTAACCGGTACTTTATCCTGTTCCATGAGATGTTCTTTCACAATGATCTGTGGATGCTGGACCCTTCCACGGACATGCTGATTAATATCGTTCCGGAAGGCTTTTTCAGTGATACCGTTTTTCTGATTGGTTTCATCTTCTTCATGTCTATCCTCTTTGTTATCGGAATTTGTCTATTTTTGATACACAAATACGGGAAAAATGCCGATTAA
- a CDS encoding trimeric intracellular cation channel family protein, with protein MKVELSFFFFVEAVGTIAFASSGAMVAIKKQLDLLGVIVLGVTTAVGGGMLRDIIIGNVPPALFKDPIYVLLAFFTVMILFTIVRLNQRILDGHSIENYEKVMNIFDAVGLGAFTVVGIDTAILSGYGKYHFLIIFLGVITGVGGGILRDIMAGQTPYVLRKHIYASASIAGAILYAVLLGHMNGNAAMLCGACTVILIRLLATKYCWNLPTATKKMYDRKGEDS; from the coding sequence ATGAAAGTAGAACTTTCCTTTTTTTTCTTTGTGGAAGCGGTGGGCACCATTGCCTTTGCTTCTTCTGGTGCCATGGTTGCTATAAAAAAGCAGCTGGACTTATTAGGCGTCATTGTTCTGGGAGTCACAACTGCCGTAGGCGGCGGTATGTTACGGGATATTATCATTGGGAATGTACCTCCCGCCCTATTTAAGGACCCTATTTATGTATTACTTGCCTTTTTTACGGTAATGATTCTATTTACTATTGTAAGGCTCAATCAAAGGATTCTGGACGGACATTCCATAGAGAATTATGAAAAGGTCATGAATATTTTTGATGCGGTGGGACTAGGTGCCTTTACTGTGGTAGGGATTGATACTGCCATCCTTTCCGGCTATGGAAAATACCACTTTCTCATCATCTTTTTAGGGGTGATTACGGGAGTTGGAGGAGGTATCTTAAGGGATATCATGGCAGGCCAGACTCCTTATGTCCTTAGAAAGCACATCTACGCCAGTGCTTCCATAGCAGGAGCCATACTTTATGCGGTACTTCTTGGTCATATGAATGGCAATGCAGCCATGCTTTGCGGGGCCTGTACCGTTATATTAATCCGCCTGCTAGCTACAAAATACTGCTGGAACCTGCCAACGGCTACAAAAAAAATGTATGATAGGAAAGGAGAAGACTCATGA
- a CDS encoding MarR family winged helix-turn-helix transcriptional regulator — MAAFHYLLMAGHSIYQKKLMDALKDTELTPGQPKVLDYLKDCDGSTQKEIAAACYLEAATVTSVLNGMEAKGLIIRKRLNGNRRSFHVFMTEKGRMLQKQVEEIFLRIEEETFKELSEEKRKEFLQIFSQIHDNLMTTR; from the coding sequence ATGGCTGCATTTCATTATCTGCTGATGGCAGGTCATTCCATATATCAAAAAAAGCTGATGGATGCGTTAAAGGATACGGAATTAACCCCAGGGCAGCCGAAGGTCTTAGACTACTTAAAGGATTGTGATGGTTCAACCCAAAAGGAGATTGCGGCTGCCTGCTATCTGGAGGCAGCAACTGTGACAAGTGTTCTAAATGGCATGGAGGCCAAGGGCCTTATTATAAGAAAACGGCTCAATGGCAACCGCCGTTCCTTTCATGTATTTATGACGGAGAAGGGACGTATGCTGCAAAAACAGGTGGAAGAAATCTTCCTTAGAATAGAGGAAGAGACCTTTAAAGAGCTTTCCGAGGAAAAGAGAAAGGAATTTCTTCAGATTTTTTCACAGATTCATGACAACTTGATGACAACACGATGA
- a CDS encoding DUF554 domain-containing protein codes for MPQGVIINCMTVFVGGILGAFLKSHFPKKLSEALPNIFGLSAISMGVYLIIRLQSLAAVVLAIIVGTVLGELLGLEENLLAGLKKLEGKLPMDMSEEQMEIIISLIILFCFSGTGIFGTMNYAMTGDYSILYAKSVMDFFTAIIFGTTAGFLVGFIAIPQFAIGMLLFFGGTYILPFTSDLMISNFKACGGIITLAVGLKISNIKKTRVLNILPALILVFPFSLLL; via the coding sequence ATGCCGCAAGGAGTAATTATTAACTGTATGACTGTATTTGTAGGAGGGATACTGGGGGCATTTTTAAAAAGCCATTTCCCAAAGAAGCTATCAGAAGCTCTTCCTAATATTTTTGGCCTTTCGGCCATTTCCATGGGGGTATATTTGATTATCAGGCTGCAAAGTCTGGCTGCAGTTGTTCTGGCAATCATCGTAGGAACCGTTCTTGGTGAGCTGCTTGGACTGGAAGAAAACCTGCTAGCCGGCTTAAAAAAGCTGGAGGGAAAGCTTCCAATGGATATGAGTGAGGAGCAGATGGAAATCATAATCAGTCTTATTATCTTGTTTTGCTTTAGCGGCACCGGGATTTTCGGGACAATGAATTATGCCATGACCGGAGATTATTCTATCCTTTACGCGAAGTCTGTGATGGACTTTTTTACCGCCATTATTTTTGGAACCACAGCCGGTTTTTTAGTTGGATTTATTGCCATTCCCCAATTTGCAATTGGAATGTTATTGTTTTTCGGGGGCACCTATATTCTGCCTTTTACCAGCGACCTCATGATATCTAATTTTAAGGCCTGCGGAGGAATCATTACCCTGGCAGTAGGGCTTAAAATTTCAAATATCAAAAAAACCAGAGTATTAAATATATTACCAGCTCTTATTCTGGTATTTCCCTTTTCTCTACTTCTATAG
- a CDS encoding calcium-translocating P-type ATPase, PMCA-type produces MYKQIKERTALKEFQENTRDLLERLSTDGSVGLGTGQVEAQRERYGSNTLTKEKPESLLKRIAEAASEPMILMLIMAGVIALIVNIIRATTGSEADFLECLGIFAAIFLSVLITVIMEGKSAKAFEALSKISDDTMIKVIRDGNTVLLSQKDIVVGDIVLIATGDRVPADGRLLQSSGLASDESALTGESLPAKKDAQLLIPDEKTPLAERANMVYSGNYITSGYGKMVVTAVGDHTEFGNIARELTNVERASTPLQEKLARLGKTITILGIIAAAIVFVSELISFSLSGGLTLEAVLDAFVTSIVLIVAAVPEGLPTIVAVSLSINIIKLSKQNALVKKMIASETVGCINVICSDKTGTLTENKMTVSAFYDGEWKEKTGDLHSDWLVHNICLNTTADISPDGSFIGNPTECAMLSFYQNSKAHKISGKSYKEERSDHDVLHAFPFSSELKHMTTISKVDGKIISYVKGSPECVFSMCSLSDDKRSQIEAYIVKAQERAMRVIAFAHKELMEMKDYEDELHHNAMEKDMVFDGFVAISDPLRADVYDAVKHCRMAGVDLKILTGDNIITATAIANELHILDNGRLAVEASEIADISDEELLQMLPKISVIARSTPSTKMRVVKLLKSQNNVVAVTGDGINDAPALKNADVGIAMGISGTEVSKEASDIVLLDDSFSTIVKAIAWGRGIYENFKRFIQFQLTVNVSSVIVVFTSIILGFKAPFTALQLLWINIIMDGPPALTLGLEPIYDDLMNRPPTGRSDNIISKTMFLRIGLTGLYISVIFLCQYMFNFLGATDQEMTTVLFTLFALFQLFNAFNCRELHATSIFKHILKNRIMLLVISITFLLQILIIQFAGAFFGTVPLGIIMWLKIFGLSFSVIIISEVVKLLIRRK; encoded by the coding sequence ATATATAAACAAATTAAGGAGAGAACTGCATTGAAAGAATTTCAGGAGAACACACGTGATTTACTGGAGCGATTAAGCACCGACGGGTCAGTCGGTCTAGGCACCGGACAGGTGGAAGCTCAGAGGGAACGATACGGAAGCAATACGCTGACAAAGGAAAAGCCTGAATCTTTGTTAAAGCGAATTGCAGAAGCCGCCAGCGAGCCAATGATTCTTATGCTCATTATGGCTGGTGTCATTGCCCTTATTGTAAACATCATAAGAGCCACTACCGGCTCAGAGGCAGACTTTTTAGAGTGTCTGGGAATCTTTGCCGCCATCTTCCTTTCCGTATTGATTACGGTCATTATGGAAGGCAAGAGTGCCAAAGCCTTTGAAGCTTTATCAAAAATCAGTGATGACACCATGATTAAGGTCATCAGAGACGGAAACACGGTGCTGCTCAGCCAAAAAGACATCGTTGTGGGAGATATTGTCCTTATAGCTACCGGCGACCGGGTTCCGGCTGACGGAAGACTTCTTCAAAGCTCCGGACTGGCTTCTGATGAATCAGCACTGACTGGAGAAAGCCTGCCAGCAAAAAAAGACGCACAGCTTCTGATTCCAGACGAAAAGACACCTCTTGCAGAACGGGCCAATATGGTTTATTCCGGCAACTATATTACCAGCGGATACGGAAAAATGGTAGTAACAGCCGTTGGAGACCACACAGAATTTGGAAACATAGCAAGGGAACTGACCAATGTAGAGCGTGCCAGCACACCTCTTCAGGAAAAGCTTGCAAGGCTGGGAAAAACCATTACCATACTTGGTATCATTGCTGCTGCCATTGTATTTGTATCCGAGCTTATTTCCTTTTCCCTCTCCGGCGGTCTTACTCTTGAGGCAGTTCTTGATGCCTTTGTTACCAGCATTGTACTGATTGTAGCCGCCGTACCAGAAGGACTTCCCACCATTGTAGCGGTATCCTTATCCATCAATATCATTAAGCTTTCAAAGCAAAATGCTCTGGTTAAAAAGATGATTGCATCTGAAACCGTAGGCTGTATCAATGTCATCTGTTCCGACAAGACAGGTACACTGACAGAGAACAAGATGACTGTTTCCGCTTTTTATGACGGAGAATGGAAGGAAAAGACCGGGGATCTTCATTCTGACTGGCTGGTACACAATATCTGTTTGAATACCACTGCAGATATTTCCCCTGACGGCTCCTTTATTGGGAATCCTACGGAATGTGCCATGTTAAGCTTTTACCAGAATTCCAAGGCACATAAAATAAGCGGAAAATCTTATAAGGAAGAACGCTCCGATCATGATGTTCTTCATGCCTTTCCATTTTCCTCAGAGCTTAAGCATATGACCACCATCAGTAAGGTGGACGGAAAGATCATCTCCTACGTAAAGGGCAGTCCGGAATGCGTATTTTCCATGTGCTCTCTTTCCGATGACAAGCGTTCTCAAATTGAAGCTTACATTGTAAAGGCCCAGGAAAGGGCGATGCGTGTCATTGCCTTCGCACATAAAGAACTGATGGAAATGAAGGATTATGAAGACGAGCTCCATCATAATGCCATGGAAAAAGACATGGTCTTTGACGGATTTGTTGCCATCTCCGATCCTCTCCGAGCTGATGTTTACGATGCAGTCAAGCATTGCCGCATGGCTGGCGTTGATTTAAAGATCCTTACAGGAGACAATATTATTACTGCTACTGCCATTGCAAATGAGCTTCATATCCTGGATAATGGACGCCTTGCTGTGGAGGCAAGTGAAATAGCAGATATTAGTGACGAAGAACTCCTTCAAATGCTTCCTAAGATCAGTGTCATTGCAAGAAGTACTCCTTCCACCAAGATGCGTGTGGTAAAGCTGTTAAAATCCCAGAACAATGTAGTAGCCGTTACCGGAGATGGAATTAACGATGCTCCGGCCCTTAAAAATGCGGACGTAGGAATTGCCATGGGTATTTCCGGAACTGAAGTCTCAAAAGAAGCCAGTGATATCGTTCTCCTTGATGACTCCTTCTCTACCATCGTAAAAGCGATAGCCTGGGGACGCGGTATTTATGAGAACTTTAAGCGTTTCATTCAGTTTCAGCTTACCGTTAATGTCTCTTCCGTTATTGTGGTGTTTACCTCCATCATCTTAGGGTTCAAAGCGCCATTTACCGCCCTTCAGCTGTTATGGATCAACATCATTATGGACGGACCTCCAGCTCTTACCCTTGGTCTTGAGCCGATTTATGACGATCTTATGAACCGACCTCCTACTGGAAGAAGCGATAACATTATATCAAAGACCATGTTCTTAAGAATCGGACTTACAGGGCTTTATATCTCAGTTATTTTCTTATGCCAATATATGTTCAACTTCTTAGGCGCTACGGATCAGGAAATGACCACCGTTCTCTTTACCCTGTTTGCATTGTTCCAGTTATTCAATGCTTTCAACTGCAGAGAGCTTCATGCTACCAGCATCTTTAAACACATTTTAAAGAACCGGATTATGCTTTTAGTCATCTCCATCACCTTCCTCTTGCAGATCCTCATCATACAGTTTGCAGGCGCATTTTTTGGAACGGTACCCCTTGGAATCATCATGTGGCTTAAGATATTTGGTCTTAGCTTCAGCGTTATTATCATATCGGAAGTAGTAAAACTGCTGATCCGACGCAAATAA
- a CDS encoding lactate utilization protein yields MNGNTTKDNQDNPELKAAMESLKKHRIGAYFAADKEELFTLLNTFIPDHTTVGCGDSVTLEELGVLDELRRRDLVFLDKYEPSLTKEKKRELYRKNFLADTFITGTNAVTMDGKLFNIDGNGSRVAPMLYGPDQVLVVVGTNKLVKDTEEAIKRTRQIAATLDAKRLNKGTPCTVLDRCIDCSHKNRICNDFVLIAGQFTEERIKVIFVEGEYGY; encoded by the coding sequence ATGAATGGTAATACTACGAAGGACAATCAAGATAATCCAGAGCTGAAAGCAGCAATGGAATCTCTTAAAAAACATCGTATTGGCGCATACTTTGCAGCGGATAAAGAAGAGCTGTTCACGCTTTTAAATACATTTATTCCTGATCATACCACAGTAGGCTGCGGAGATTCTGTTACCTTAGAAGAACTTGGAGTACTTGATGAGCTTAGAAGACGAGATCTTGTATTCTTAGATAAATATGAGCCATCGCTGACAAAAGAAAAAAAGCGGGAACTATATCGAAAAAATTTCTTGGCTGATACGTTTATAACCGGAACCAATGCAGTTACCATGGATGGAAAGCTGTTTAATATAGACGGCAACGGCAGCCGGGTGGCACCCATGCTTTATGGGCCGGATCAGGTCCTTGTGGTAGTGGGCACTAATAAGCTGGTAAAAGACACGGAGGAAGCCATTAAGCGAACCAGACAGATTGCAGCCACATTAGATGCCAAACGGCTGAATAAGGGAACCCCGTGTACTGTCTTGGACCGCTGCATTGATTGCAGTCATAAAAACAGGATATGCAATGATTTTGTTTTGATCGCGGGGCAGTTCACAGAGGAGAGAATCAAGGTCATCTTTGTGGAAGGGGAGTATGGATATTAG
- a CDS encoding V-type ATP synthase subunit D produces the protein MNPNTFPTKGNLILAKNSLALARQGYELMDKKRNILIKELMELIDEARGIQSEIDVTFTSAYKALQKANIELGIDYVKDIAMAVPVDDTVRIKTRSIMGTEIPLVEHEGRPLNLTYAYYSTRESLDEARSKFEKVKELTLKLSSVENSAYRLANSIKRTQKRANALKNITIPRYESLTKSISNSLEEKDREEFTRLKVIKRTKKSGN, from the coding sequence ATGAATCCCAATACATTTCCCACCAAGGGAAATCTAATTCTAGCTAAAAACTCTCTCGCTCTGGCCAGACAGGGCTATGAGTTGATGGATAAAAAGCGGAATATCCTGATCAAAGAGCTGATGGAGCTGATCGACGAGGCAAGGGGAATTCAGTCTGAAATCGACGTGACCTTTACCTCCGCCTATAAAGCACTGCAAAAGGCGAACATCGAGCTGGGAATTGATTACGTGAAGGACATTGCCATGGCTGTTCCTGTGGATGACACCGTTCGCATTAAGACCAGAAGCATTATGGGAACAGAGATTCCTCTTGTGGAACACGAAGGCAGGCCCTTAAATCTGACCTATGCCTACTACAGCACCAGGGAATCCCTTGATGAAGCCCGCTCTAAGTTTGAAAAGGTGAAGGAGCTGACCTTAAAGCTCTCTTCCGTGGAAAACTCCGCTTACCGTCTGGCAAACAGCATCAAGCGAACCCAGAAACGGGCAAATGCACTGAAAAATATTACCATCCCCCGCTACGAATCACTGACAAAAAGCATATCAAACTCCCTGGAGGAAAAAGACAGGGAGGAATTTACAAGGCTTAAGGTGATTAAACGAACGAAAAAAAGCGGAAATTAA
- a CDS encoding V-type ATP synthase subunit B — protein sequence MAIEYLGLSAINGPLVVLEGVQNAAFDEIVEMTVAGKTKKLGRIIEVYEDKAIIQVFEGTDGLALRNVHTRLTGRPMELSVSEDMLGRTFNGIGVPIDGLGDIGSDHLLDINGKPLNPVTREYPRDYIRTGISAIDGLMTLIRGQKLPIFSGNGLPHDELAAQIVQQASLGDDADSSEKFAVVFAAMGVKYDVADFFRRTFEESGVSDHVAMFINLANDPVVERLITPKVALTLAEYLAFERGMHILVILTDMTAYAEALREVSSSKGEIPSRKGYPGYLYSDLASIYERAGIVKGRHGSVTQIPILTMPNDDITHPIPDLTGYITEGQIVLDRSLYGQSVYPPINVLPSLSRLMKDGIGEGFTRADHQGVANQLFSCYAKVGDARALASVIGEDELSPIDKKYLIFGKEFENRFVGQGDHTNRNILETLTIGWELLGLLPRGELDRVDTKVLDQYYKETAPEALNE from the coding sequence ATGGCAATCGAATATTTAGGCTTAAGTGCCATCAACGGCCCCCTGGTCGTATTGGAAGGCGTCCAGAATGCTGCTTTTGATGAAATTGTGGAAATGACCGTGGCCGGCAAGACAAAAAAGCTTGGAAGAATTATTGAGGTATATGAGGATAAGGCCATCATTCAGGTATTTGAGGGCACCGATGGACTGGCACTAAGAAATGTACACACCCGGCTTACGGGAAGGCCGATGGAGCTTTCCGTATCCGAAGATATGCTTGGACGTACCTTTAATGGAATCGGCGTTCCCATCGACGGACTTGGTGATATCGGCTCCGACCATTTACTTGATATCAATGGAAAGCCTTTAAATCCCGTAACCCGAGAATATCCCAGAGACTATATCCGTACCGGAATCTCGGCCATTGATGGACTGATGACCTTAATCCGGGGGCAGAAGCTTCCGATTTTCTCCGGTAATGGTCTTCCCCACGATGAACTGGCGGCTCAGATCGTTCAGCAGGCATCCTTAGGTGATGATGCGGATTCCAGCGAAAAATTCGCAGTCGTTTTTGCGGCTATGGGTGTAAAATACGACGTGGCTGATTTCTTCCGCAGAACCTTTGAGGAGAGCGGTGTTTCCGACCACGTTGCCATGTTCATCAACCTGGCCAATGACCCTGTGGTGGAGCGTCTCATTACTCCAAAGGTGGCTTTGACGCTTGCAGAGTATCTGGCTTTTGAACGAGGCATGCATATTCTTGTTATTTTGACAGATATGACCGCTTATGCAGAAGCCCTCCGTGAGGTCTCTTCCTCAAAAGGTGAGATTCCTTCCAGAAAAGGGTATCCAGGCTATCTATACAGTGATCTTGCATCGATTTACGAGAGAGCAGGCATTGTAAAGGGAAGACATGGATCAGTTACACAGATTCCAATCCTAACCATGCCAAACGATGATATCACTCACCCCATTCCCGACTTAACCGGATATATAACGGAGGGACAGATTGTTCTCGACCGCAGCCTTTACGGCCAGTCCGTATATCCACCCATTAACGTACTGCCCTCTTTAAGCCGTCTGATGAAGGATGGAATCGGAGAAGGCTTTACAAGAGCCGACCATCAGGGCGTGGCAAACCAGCTCTTCTCCTGCTATGCAAAGGTTGGAGACGCAAGAGCGCTGGCTTCCGTTATTGGTGAAGATGAACTCTCTCCCATTGATAAAAAATATCTGATCTTTGGTAAGGAGTTTGAAAACCGCTTTGTGGGACAGGGTGACCACACCAACCGAAACATATTAGAGACTCTTACCATTGGCTGGGAGCTTTTAGGACTTCTTCCTCGCGGAGAGTTAGACCGTGTGGATACAAAGGTCCTGGATCAATATTACAAGGAAACTGCCCCGGAAGCTTTGAATGAATAG
- a CDS encoding V-type ATP synthase subunit A — protein sequence MTSTGKISGINGPVIYLKGDTGFKMNEMVYVGKDHLVGEIIGLTDRRTTIQVYEETSGLKPGEAVISTGLPVSVTLAPGILNNIFDGIERPLREIAKTGGPYIDRGIQVDSLDTKKLWDTHITVKRGDHLFPGSIIAEVPETPAITHKVMIPPDMEGFVESVVPDGSYTIDQPILTLKLADGTVKELTMTQKWPIRIPRPTLKRYPAAKPLITGQRIIDTLFPLAKGGTACIPGGFGTGKTMTQHQIAKWSDADIIIYIGCGERGNEMTQVLEEFSELVDPRSGNPLMDRTTLIANTSNMPVAAREASLYSGLTLAEYYRDMGYHVAIMADSTSRWAEALRELSGRLEEMPAEEGFPAYLASRLSAFYERAGMIQNLNGTEGSVTIIGAVSPQGGDFSEPVTQNTKRFVRCFWGLDRNLANERHFPAIHWLSSYSEYLTDLAPWYVDYVDKRFVDYRNRLVFILTQESSLMEIVKLIGGDMLPDDQKLILEIAKVIRIGFLQQNAFHKEDTCVPMEKQFLMMDLILYLYKKSRSLISMGMPMSVLREDPIFDKIISLKYDVPNDRLDLFDDYKKQVDAFYDSVIERNA from the coding sequence ATGACTAGTACAGGTAAAATCTCCGGTATCAACGGCCCTGTCATCTATTTAAAGGGTGATACCGGGTTTAAAATGAATGAAATGGTTTACGTAGGAAAAGACCATCTGGTGGGCGAGATCATCGGCCTTACGGACCGGCGGACCACCATTCAGGTATACGAGGAAACCAGCGGATTAAAACCGGGAGAAGCCGTCATTTCAACCGGACTTCCTGTGTCCGTTACCCTGGCCCCTGGTATCTTAAATAACATATTTGACGGAATTGAACGTCCCTTAAGGGAAATCGCCAAAACAGGCGGCCCATATATTGACCGGGGGATTCAGGTCGATTCCCTTGATACGAAGAAGCTGTGGGATACTCATATCACCGTTAAGAGGGGGGATCATCTTTTCCCTGGCTCTATTATTGCAGAGGTACCGGAAACTCCGGCCATTACCCATAAGGTCATGATTCCACCGGATATGGAGGGCTTTGTAGAGAGCGTGGTCCCAGATGGTTCCTACACCATTGACCAGCCAATTCTTACCCTTAAGCTGGCAGACGGGACCGTAAAGGAACTTACCATGACCCAGAAATGGCCTATCCGGATTCCAAGGCCAACTCTAAAGCGTTACCCTGCTGCCAAGCCCCTGATTACCGGACAGAGAATCATTGATACTCTCTTCCCTCTGGCAAAGGGAGGCACTGCCTGTATTCCTGGTGGATTTGGAACCGGTAAGACTATGACTCAGCACCAGATCGCCAAATGGTCTGACGCGGATATCATCATCTATATCGGCTGCGGCGAGCGCGGCAATGAGATGACTCAGGTTCTGGAGGAGTTCTCAGAGCTAGTGGATCCCCGTTCCGGCAATCCACTAATGGACCGTACCACGCTCATTGCCAATACCTCCAATATGCCCGTGGCCGCCAGAGAGGCCAGCCTTTACTCCGGTCTTACCCTGGCAGAATATTATAGAGATATGGGATACCATGTTGCCATTATGGCGGATTCCACCTCTCGTTGGGCCGAGGCGCTCAGAGAGTTATCCGGACGTCTTGAGGAAATGCCAGCTGAGGAGGGCTTCCCGGCTTACCTGGCTTCCCGCTTATCTGCCTTTTATGAAAGAGCCGGCATGATTCAGAACTTAAACGGCACGGAAGGTTCTGTTACCATCATCGGAGCAGTTTCCCCACAGGGCGGCGACTTCTCTGAGCCTGTCACCCAGAACACCAAGCGTTTCGTCCGCTGCTTCTGGGGCCTTGACCGTAACCTTGCAAACGAACGCCATTTCCCTGCCATTCACTGGCTTAGCAGCTATTCAGAATATTTAACCGATTTAGCCCCATGGTACGTGGACTACGTGGATAAACGATTTGTGGACTACAGAAACCGTCTCGTATTCATACTGACTCAGGAAAGCAGCCTGATGGAAATCGTAAAGCTCATCGGCGGAGATATGCTGCCCGATGACCAAAAGCTGATTCTTGAAATAGCAAAGGTCATCCGCATTGGTTTCCTTCAGCAAAACGCATTTCATAAAGAGGATACCTGTGTCCCCATGGAAAAACAGTTTTTAATGATGGATTTAATCCTGTATCTATATAAGAAATCACGTTCCCTGATCTCCATGGGAATGCCTATGTCTGTATTAAGGGAGGATCCCATTTTCGATAAGATTATTTCCTTAAAATACGACGTCCCCAATGACCGGCTGGATTTATTTGATGACTATAAAAAGCAGGTTGATGCCTTTTATGATTCCGTCATTGAACGAAACGCTTAG
- a CDS encoding V-type ATP synthase subunit E: MTTEEKLQHFLEFCMEDARSRSAKMLDEYTAALEEAFTEHQQNAIRRAEQQVELEKKQIERETNKKLSLEQINIRREFGKKQDELKEKLFQELLDRLTEYRKTPEYKALLNNQARKALELADKDFITIYIDPQDEEKLKDLSIPQSAELLVSEYSFMGGIRAVIPSRHILIDNSFQTKLSEAKRDFRFDIKDIMGGEAND, translated from the coding sequence TTGACAACTGAGGAAAAACTACAGCATTTTCTGGAGTTTTGTATGGAAGATGCCAGATCCCGAAGTGCGAAGATGCTTGATGAATATACTGCCGCTCTGGAAGAGGCCTTTACAGAGCATCAGCAAAACGCCATCCGGCGGGCCGAACAGCAGGTGGAATTGGAGAAAAAGCAGATCGAGCGGGAAACCAACAAAAAGCTGTCACTGGAACAGATTAATATCAGACGGGAATTCGGAAAGAAGCAGGACGAACTAAAGGAAAAGCTGTTTCAGGAACTTTTAGACCGGCTCACAGAATATAGGAAGACCCCGGAATATAAAGCGCTACTAAATAATCAGGCGCGAAAAGCCTTAGAGCTGGCTGATAAAGACTTTATCACAATCTACATTGATCCTCAGGATGAGGAAAAGCTTAAGGATTTAAGCATTCCCCAAAGTGCGGAGCTTTTAGTGAGTGAATACTCCTTTATGGGCGGTATCCGGGCCGTTATCCCATCAAGACATATTTTAATCGATAATTCGTTCCAGACCAAGCTTTCCGAAGCGAAGCGTGACTTCCGCTTTGATATAAAGGATATTATGGGAGGTGAGGCCAATGACTAG
- a CDS encoding V-type ATP synthase subunit F, whose protein sequence is MKMYLISDNLDTWAGMRLAGVEGAVVHEKAELKNELDKVLADKEIGIILLTEKFGREFPDIIDDVKLNRKLPLIIEIPDRHGTGRKPNFITDYVNQAIGLKL, encoded by the coding sequence ATGAAAATGTACTTAATCAGCGACAACTTAGACACCTGGGCCGGCATGCGGCTGGCAGGAGTGGAAGGAGCTGTCGTACATGAAAAAGCTGAGCTTAAAAATGAACTGGATAAAGTACTGGCCGATAAGGAAATCGGGATCATACTCCTGACGGAAAAATTCGGCAGGGAGTTTCCTGACATCATTGACGATGTGAAATTAAACCGGAAACTGCCTCTGATCATTGAAATTCCTGACCGCCACGGTACCGGCCGCAAGCCCAACTTTATCACAGATTATGTAAACCAAGCTATCGGATTAAAACTATAA